The Candidatus Methylomirabilota bacterium DNA window GCACGGGCGCCGAGCGACCGGGCCTGGACAACAGCGCCTACACGAACGTGATGGCCGGGTGGGTGCTGTGGCGCGCGGCCGACGCCCTCGACCTCATCCCCGCCGACGAGCGCATGGCGCTGTGCGAGCGGCTGGCCGTGAGCGAAGCGGAAATCTCGGAGTGGGAGCGGGTGAGCCGGCGCCTGTACCTGGTCTTCCACGCCGATGGCCAGTTCGCCGGCTACGAGGCGTTGAAGGAGTTCGACTGGGACGGCTACCGGACGCGGTATGGTCACTTGTACCGCCTCGACTTCATCCTGGAGGCCGCGGGCGACACGACGAACCGGTACAAGCTCTCCAAGCAGCCGGACGTCCTGATGCTCTTCTCCCTGTTTTCGGCCGCGGAGCTCGAGGCGCTCCTCGAGCGCCGCGGTTACGCCTTCGAGCGCGATACGATCCCGCGCACGATCGACTACTATCTGCGTGGGAGTGCCCATGACTCGACGCTGAGCCGGGTGGCCGACTCGTGGGTCCTGGCGCGCGCGGATCGGCCCCGGTCGTGGGCCGTGTTTCAGGAGGCGCTCCTCAGCGACGTCGCCGACATCCGGAGCGGGACGACGCACGAAGGCATCCACCTGGGCGCCATGGCCGGGACGGTGGACGTCCTGCAGCGGTGCTACACAGGTCTCGAGCTGCGCGGCGACGTGCTGTGGCTCAACCCCCGGCCGCCCGACGCGCTGCCACGCCTCCGGTTGCTCGTCCGCTACCGGGGCCACTCGCTGGGTCTCGACATCCGTCGCGACCAGGTGGAGGTGAGCGCCGAGCGGTGCGCGGCGCCCGGCATGAAGGTGGGCCTCCGCGATCGCGTGTACGAGCTGGCGGCGGGCGAGGTCAAGACGTTCGGCGTTTCCGCGCGCGGCCGACAGGCGCCGTCCGCGCGGGCCGTTTCCTGATCGGGGCGCCGTGTGGGCACCACCGCTCTGCAGCGAGACCTCGCGGCCCCGTACCGTCACGGGGTCGACGACGTCGTGGCCGCGCTCGCCACCGACGCCGAGCGCGGCCTGAGCGAGGCGGAGGCCCAGGCGCGGCTCGACCGCCACGGCCGGAACGAGCTGACGGCGGAGACGCCCGTCCCCGCTTGGCGGAAGTTCATCGCCCAGTTCCGGGACGTGCTGGTCATCCTGCTGCTCGTCGCGACGGCGATCTCGGCCGGGCTGTGGCTGTACGAGCGCGACACGGTCCTGCCCTACGAGGCGATGGCGATCCTCGCCGTCGTCCTCCTCAACGCGATCATGGGCTACATCCAGCAGTCGCGGGCCGAGCACGCGGTGGCGGCGTTGCGCCAGATGTCCGCGGCCCACGCCTCCGTCGTCCGGGACGGCGTGCGGCGCCGCATCCCGGCGGCCGAGGTGGTGCCCGGCGACGTCATGCTGGTCGAGGAAGGCGACACGATCCCCGCCGACGCCCGGGTGATTCGGGAATCGGCCCTGCAGACCGCGGAGGCGGCGCTCACCGGCGAGAGCCTGCCGGTGGCGAAGGACACGCTGCCGATCACCGAGGAGGTCGGTCTCGGCGACCGCCACAACATGGTCTTCAGCGGCACCGCGGCGACGTACGGACACGGGCGGGCGGTCGTGGTGGCGACCGGGATGCGGACCGAGATGGGACGCATCGCGGGCATGCTGCGGGAAGCGCCGGTGGAGACCACGCCCCTGCAGCGGGAGCTCGCGCGCGTCGGTCGGGTGCTGGCCATCATCGTCCTCGTCATCGCGATCGTGATGATCACGACGATCCTCCTGATGGAGGACGTGCGCGGGATCTCGGCGGTGTTCGACGTGCTGATCCTGGGGGTCGCGCTGGCGGTAGCGGCGGTGCCGGAGGGGTTGCCGGCCGTGGTGACCGCGGTGCTGTCGCTCGGCGTGCAGCGTATGGCGAGACGCAACGCCATCGTGCGCCATCTCGCCGCTGTCGAGACCCTCGGCTCGGCCGACGTCATCGCCTCCGACAAGACCGGCACACTGACGAAGAACGAGATGACCGTGCGGGCGGTGGTCACGGCCGGCGGGCGCGTCAGCTTCGAGGGCACCGGGTACGAGCCGCGGGGTGAGGTGCACCGGGCCGGCGGCGGCGAGATCGAGGGCGCCCTGCGGGTCGAGCTCGTGCGCAGCCTGGCCGCCGCCGACCGGGCCAACAACGCCGTCCTGCAGGAGCGTGAGGGACGGTGGACGGTACAGGGTGACCCGACCGAAGGCGCGCTGATCGTCGCCGCGCGCAAGGCCGGGCTCGAGGACGAGGCGCTCGGGGGGCGCTTCGTCCGCGTCGCGGAAGTGCCCTTCTCCTCCGAGCGCAAGCTGATGAGCACGATCCATACCGACGCGCGGGCCGCGGAGCGCCTGCTCGCCTTCACGAAAGGCGCGCCGGACGTCCTGCTCGCCCGCTGCTCGCGGGAGCTGTTCGGCGAAACGATCAGGCCGCTCACCGCCGAGCGCCGCCGGGAGATCCAGGCGACGAACGAGGCGCTGGCCGGCGAGGCACTGCGCACGCTGGGGGTCGCCTTCCGGTCGCTGCCGAGCGACGGATTCCAGCGCGACGAGGTGGACGAGCGCGTCGAGCAGGATCTCGTCTTTCTGGGCCTCATCGGCATGATGGATCCCCCGCGAGAAGAGGCGAGGGAGGCCGTCGCCCGCGCCAGGCGTGCCGGCATTCGCCCGCTCATGATCACCGGCGATCATCCGAAGACGGCGGCCGTCGTCGCCGCCGAGCTCGGCATCGCGACGGACGGACGCGTCGTCACCGGTGCGGAGCTCGAGCGGATGCCGGACGCCGAGCTGGCGCAGACCGTCCAGGAGGTGGCCGTCTATGCCCGCGTCAACCCCGAGCACAAGCTGCGGATCGTCAAGGCGCTGCAGCGACAGGGCGCGACGGTGGCGATGACCGGCGACGGCGTCAACGATGCGCCGGCCTTGAAGACCGCAGACATCGGCGTGGCAATGGGCATCGCGGGGACGGACGTGGCCAGGGGGGCCGCCGACATGGTGCTCGCCGACGACAACTTCGCCTCCATCGTGGCCGCCGTCGAGGAGGGCCGGGCGATCTTCGCGAACATCCGGAAGTTCCTGCGGTACCTGCTGTCGTCGAACCTGGGCGAGGTCATGACGATGTTCTTCGGCGTGCTGCTGGCCGACGCGATCGGGCTGGGGTCGGCCGAAGCCGGCGGCGTCGTGCTCCCGCTGCTGGCCACGCACATCCTGTGGATCAACCTGGTGTCGGACGGCGCGCCCGCTCTGGCCCTGGGAGCGGACCCGGCGGATCCCGGCGTGATGAACGAGCCCCCCCGCGCGCGCAGGGAAGGCGCCATCACCGGCCGCATGTGGGCGGGCATCGTGTTCGTGGGAGCGATCGTCGCGGCCGGGACCCTGCTCGTGCTCGATGCGAGCCTCCCCGGTGGCCTGATCGACGGCGCGGGTAGCCTGCGGTACGCGCAGACGATGGCGTTCACGACGCTGCTGTTCTTTTCGCTCTTCAACGTCTTCAACGCGCGGTCCGACGAGCGCAGCGCGTTCGCCGACCTCTGGTCGAACGCGTGGTTGTGGGGGGCGATCGCGTTGTCGCTCGTGCTGCAGGCGGCGGTGATCTACGTCCCGTTCCTCCAGCAGGCGTTTTCGACCGTGACCCTCACCGGCGGGGACTGGTTGCTCTGCGCGGCGGTCGGCAGCTCCGTGCTCTGGCTTCGCGAGCTGAGCAAGATCGCGATAAGGGCCAGGGCACTCTCTGGATAAGGAGGGCCTGCGATGCGTCTCGCACTGGCGCCGATCCTGGCGATCTTTCTCGCCCGCGACGGCCCACGGGCGGCCGCCAGCGGGTGAGCGGGTCGATCACATGGCAGAGCCGCGTCCCGAGCCCATCCGCTACCCCGAACGTCACGTCGTCGGGATCCGCGACACCCCGGAGGCGGCGGCCGAGGCGCGGTGATGCGCCTGGCTGACCGACTGAATGTACTGGACGACGAGCTGGAGGAGAAGCGCCGGTACGAGGAAGCCCTGAGAGCGGGCGGCGTCGTCCTGTTGGTCCTCGCGCCAACCGAGGAGCGCAGCTCGCGTCGCACCGAGCCGATGAGCCGCTCGGCAAACGGGTTCTGCCAGGGGTTGTGCGGCGCCGTGAGGACTTCTTCGATCCGCATACCCTTCACGCGGTACCGAAACTGCTGGCCAGGCTTGCGGTCCATCGCGGGGTCGACGTGGTGGTAACGGTGACCCGGACCGGCGAGACGGCCCGCCTCGCCGCCAGGTACCGGCCCGCGCAGCCGATCCTGGCGCCGACCAGCGATCCGAAGGTCTACCGGCGGCGCGCCCTGGTTCGCGGCGTCCAACGCTGCCCGCGAACAGGGGTGGGAGGGCAAGCGCGCTGTGTTCGTGTCGCGTGACCGTGTGTGGAAGGGAGTGCTCTGACGCTCGGCGTGGAGCGTCGAGCGACTGTCGGTTAGCCGACACTTCACGACGTTCGGGCCATGTTGTATATTTCAGCGATCCGTCCGGGCAACGCCGTGGCTCGACAAGTTCCGAGGGAGCAACTTTCGGCCTTTCGAAACATGGACAGAGAGACGATGCCTCCTCCGAATCGCCGTCTGACGAGTGTGACCAAGCCCAGCAAACCGTCTGGGGCGCGGAGCCCCACCGGCGGGAAGCCCCTCGAGGCGGGCAAGCTAACGACGGTGGCCACCGAGGGGCTGCCCGACCGGTGGAAGAAGCGGAAGTCCTCCACGCCGGAGGCGTGGACGATCCGCAAGCGCCCGCGTCGCGGGTCGTCATCGATCGATGTCACGACGTTCCTGATCAGGCTCGCCGGCCGGGGTGCCGTGTCGCAGTACCGGAAGAACCAGGTCGTCTTCGCGCAGGGAGACCCCGCGGATGCGGTGTTCTATGTTCAGACCGGCGAGGTCAAGCTGACCGTGGTGTCGGCGCGGGGGAAGGCGGCCATCATCGCCATCCTGCGGGCCGGTGACTTCTTCGGTGAGGGATGTCTCGCCGGCCAGCCGCTGCGCATGGCGACGGCGTCCGCGCTGAGCGAGGCGTCCGTGGTGAGGATCGAGAAAGCCCGGATGACGGGCCTCCTGCACGAGGACAGCGCATTCGCGGACGTCTTCGTGTCCTATCTGCTGTCCCGGACGATCCGCATCGAAGAGGATCTCGTGGATCAGCTCTTCAATTCGAGCGAGAAGCGCCTGGCCCGGATCCTCCTGTTGCTCGCGGGATTTGGCAAGAAACGGGATGCGGAACCGGTGATCCCGAGAGTCAGCCAGGAAGCCCTGGCGGAGATGATCGGCACGACACGGGCGCGGGTCAGTGTGTTCATGAACAAGTTCCGGCGGCTCGGGCTCATCGACTACAACGGCGGCCTGCGCGTGCACGAGTCGCTCATGAACGTGATCGTGCACGACTGAGCCTCGACAGGCTCCGACCCCGGGTCCTCGCTCACCGACATCGCAGCTGACCGCGGAGTTGCCCGGCGGTCTCCGTCCCGTGTGTTCAATTTTGAACAGTGCTCCATCGTGTTCTCTTTCGAACAGATCGTGACCTCGCGCCGCGGTACCGTACCTCCCTCGGTCGGGTACGACGGGACGTGTCGGGGATGGTCGAAGCCCGCCCTGGGCCGACCAGGCTCGCCGGAGCCGATCCCGGGGTCCATCGGGCGAGATCAGGGTCCGATCGATCTCCTCGACACGCCGACCGGCCGCTTGGCCGTCTGGGTGGTGGACGCGTGGCAAGCGCCCTGAAGAATGCCTTCAACGGGGGAACTCTTACCAGCCGGAGGCCGCCCCTCGGGAAGGAGGAGAGGCCATGGAGGACGACGACCGGGGAACCCGTAGGCCCGTACCCGATTTCGAGCGCGCGCTCGACGAGGTGCGGAATCTCCTGGCCGGGTTCGGGAGCTGGCGGCTCGTCGCGGGCGCCGCCGTCGTGCTCGTCGCGATCCTGGTCTGGTCGAGCTGGTTCACCGTGCAACCCGAGGAAACGGGCGTGGTCCAGCGCTTCGGGGCGGTGGTCCGGAGCGTGGGTCCAGGTCTCCACTTCAAGCTCCCCTACGGGATCGAGACGGTCCGCCTGATCCCGACCGCCAGGGTCCTCAAGGAGGAGTTCGGCTTCCGGACCGTGGCCACCCGAGCTGGGCAGCGGACGCAGTACGAGGACAACAAGGCCCTGAAGGACGAGTCGCTGATGCTCACCGGCGACCTGAACGTGATCGACGTCCAGTGGATCGTGCAGTACCGGATCGAGGACCCGGTGCGCTACCTCTTCCGGGTGCGGGAGTCCCAGCAGACCATCCGGGACGTCGCCGAGGCGGTCATGCGCCAGATCGTCGGCAACCGGCTGGGCAGCGACGTGCTGACGGTCGGCCGGGTGGCGGTGTCCACCGAGATGAAGGAAGAGATGCAGAAGATCCTCAGCGCCTACGAGACCGGCGTGCGCCTGGTGACGGTAGAGCTCCAGGACGTGACGCCCCCGGATTCCGTCAAGCCTGCCTTCAACGAGGTGAACGAGGCGCGGCAGGACCGGGAACGGACGATCAACCAGGCCCAGGAGCAGGCGAACCGGGAGATCCCCAAGGCCCGGGGCGAGGCGGCCCGCACGATCACCGAGGCCGAGGGCCACGCCGTCGAGCGCGTCAACCGGGCCAGTGGGGAAGCCACGCGATTCCTGGCCATCCTGGACCAGTATCAGGCGGCGCCGGAGGTCACTCGCCGGCGCCTGTACCTGGAGGCGCTGGGCGCGATCCTGCCGGAGGCGAAGGCCCTCTACATCGTCGACGGCGATCAGAAGGCGCTGGTGCCCTGGTTGCAGATGGGCTCGGGTGACGGGCTCCCTGCGGGAGGGAAGTAGCCATGAAGACCGCCGTGAAGGTCGGGCTCGGTCTCCTCGCGGTGGCGATCCTCCTGGTGGTCGCCGGCACCTTCTACACACTGGAGGAGGGCCAGCAGGCGGTTATCGTGCAGTTCGGCCGGCCCGTAGGCACGCCAGTGACCGACGCGGGTCTGCACCTCAAGCTGCCCTTCGTGCAGGACGTCCGGCGCTTCGAGAAGCGCCTGCTCATCTGGGACGGCGATCCCAACCAGATCCCGACCAAGGGGCGGGAGTTCATCTGGGTGGACACCACGGCGCGCTGGCGGATCGCCGACGCCAAGAAGTTCCTGGAGAACGTGGCCACGGAGGCCGGGGCCCGGTCTCGCCTCGACGACATCATCGATTCCGTGGTCCGGGACCAGGTCTCTGCCAGCGAGCTGGTCGAGCTGGTGCGGAGCGCCTCGTGGGAGGTTCCCGAGGGCGAGGTCTTGGAGGAGGTGCCCGCCGAGGTGCGGGAGGAGCTGAAGAAGGAAGTCATCCGCGGCCGCGAGGAGCTCACCCGGACCATCCTGGCTGAGGCCCGGAAGGTCATCCCCCAGTACGGGATCGAGCTGGTGGACGTGCGGATCAAGCGCCTGAACTACGTGGAAAGCGTCCGCGAGAAGGTGTACGCCCGGATGATCTCCGAACGGAAACGGATCGCCGCGCGCTTCCGGTCGGAGGGCGAGGGCCGGAGCGCGGAGATCCTGGGGACGATGGAGAAGGAGCTGCGCCAGATCCGCTCGGCCGCCTACCGGCGGGCCCAGGAGATCCGGGGGAAGGCCGACGCCGAGGCCACGCAGATCTATGGCCGCGCCTACAACCGCAACCCGGAGTTCTACGCCTTTTCGCGGACCCTGGAGGCCTACAGGGACGGGCAGAACAAGAACTCGATCTTGATCCTCACCACGGACAGCGACTACTACCGGTACTTGAAGGACGCGAGCACCCGAGCGCCGGCTCAGGCCCGCGCCCCGCGCTGAAGAGCCTGACGACAACCGGTCGCGGCTGAGCGACGCCGAGCGCCATGGCGCGGCGATTGCGTAGCACCGACGCGAGAGGGAGCCGTGGGATGAGAGCCGACGACAGGATGCTCGGTGCAGTCCTGGAGGCGCTGCCGGATCCGGCGGTCGTCACGGATTCACGGCGGCGCATCGTGACGTTTGGCCTCCTGGCGGCGGAGGTCGCCCACGAAAGCAAGAACGCCCTCGCGATCCTGTGGTCCCGGATCGATCTCATGCTGCTCGAGGCCGAGGAGATCGGTCTGCCCGAGGTGGTCCGCGAAGATCTTGCCGTCCTCCAGCGGGCGGCGCGGCGGGTGGCGGCGACCTTCGACAGCCTGCTCGGCTACGCGGCGCCGCCACAGCGAACCGACGGACCAGTGGATCTTTCCCACATGGTCGGGGAGACGCTGGCCCTTCTCGAGCGACCCCTCACCCACGGAGGGATCTGGGTCTCGACGGATCTCGCCCCGGCGCTGCCGTCGATCCGGGGCGATGCCGAAGCCCTCCAGGAGCTACTCGTGAATCTGATCGTGAACGCCCACGAGGCCATGCCCGAGGGTGGGGCGCTGCACGTCCAGACGCGTCCCACATCGGACCGGGCGCGCGTCCGCCTCGTGGTGGCCGACAACGGACCCGGGCTCCCCGCCGAAGTGGTCGGTCGTCTGTGGCAGCCCTTTACGAGGACGAAGGCGAGAGGTCACGGGCACGGCCTTGCTTCCATCGGGCGCATCGTTCGCGCCCACGGCGCCGCGATCGAGGTCCAGTCGGAGCCTGGTCGGGGAACCGCCTTCATCGTGACCTTCCCGGCGAGGGCGGCCGGCGACGAGCGAGGCGACAACCAGCGCAGCGTCGCTGGTCCCAGCCATCGGCAAGCGGGCGATCCCCAGCAGCACGAGCAAGATCAGGAATCCGTCGCCGACAC harbors:
- a CDS encoding glycosyl hydrolase family 65 protein, translated to MAGTVDVLQRCYTGLELRGDVLWLNPRPPDALPRLRLLVRYRGHSLGLDIRRDQVEVSAERCAAPGMKVGLRDRVYELAAGEVKTFGVSARGRQAPSARAVS
- a CDS encoding cation-translocating P-type ATPase, whose protein sequence is MGTTALQRDLAAPYRHGVDDVVAALATDAERGLSEAEAQARLDRHGRNELTAETPVPAWRKFIAQFRDVLVILLLVATAISAGLWLYERDTVLPYEAMAILAVVLLNAIMGYIQQSRAEHAVAALRQMSAAHASVVRDGVRRRIPAAEVVPGDVMLVEEGDTIPADARVIRESALQTAEAALTGESLPVAKDTLPITEEVGLGDRHNMVFSGTAATYGHGRAVVVATGMRTEMGRIAGMLREAPVETTPLQRELARVGRVLAIIVLVIAIVMITTILLMEDVRGISAVFDVLILGVALAVAAVPEGLPAVVTAVLSLGVQRMARRNAIVRHLAAVETLGSADVIASDKTGTLTKNEMTVRAVVTAGGRVSFEGTGYEPRGEVHRAGGGEIEGALRVELVRSLAAADRANNAVLQEREGRWTVQGDPTEGALIVAARKAGLEDEALGGRFVRVAEVPFSSERKLMSTIHTDARAAERLLAFTKGAPDVLLARCSRELFGETIRPLTAERRREIQATNEALAGEALRTLGVAFRSLPSDGFQRDEVDERVEQDLVFLGLIGMMDPPREEAREAVARARRAGIRPLMITGDHPKTAAVVAAELGIATDGRVVTGAELERMPDAELAQTVQEVAVYARVNPEHKLRIVKALQRQGATVAMTGDGVNDAPALKTADIGVAMGIAGTDVARGAADMVLADDNFASIVAAVEEGRAIFANIRKFLRYLLSSNLGEVMTMFFGVLLADAIGLGSAEAGGVVLPLLATHILWINLVSDGAPALALGADPADPGVMNEPPRARREGAITGRMWAGIVFVGAIVAAGTLLVLDASLPGGLIDGAGSLRYAQTMAFTTLLFFSLFNVFNARSDERSAFADLWSNAWLWGAIALSLVLQAAVIYVPFLQQAFSTVTLTGGDWLLCAAVGSSVLWLRELSKIAIRARALSG
- a CDS encoding Crp/Fnr family transcriptional regulator, which produces MATEGLPDRWKKRKSSTPEAWTIRKRPRRGSSSIDVTTFLIRLAGRGAVSQYRKNQVVFAQGDPADAVFYVQTGEVKLTVVSARGKAAIIAILRAGDFFGEGCLAGQPLRMATASALSEASVVRIEKARMTGLLHEDSAFADVFVSYLLSRTIRIEEDLVDQLFNSSEKRLARILLLLAGFGKKRDAEPVIPRVSQEALAEMIGTTRARVSVFMNKFRRLGLIDYNGGLRVHESLMNVIVHD
- the hflK gene encoding FtsH protease activity modulator HflK — protein: MEDDDRGTRRPVPDFERALDEVRNLLAGFGSWRLVAGAAVVLVAILVWSSWFTVQPEETGVVQRFGAVVRSVGPGLHFKLPYGIETVRLIPTARVLKEEFGFRTVATRAGQRTQYEDNKALKDESLMLTGDLNVIDVQWIVQYRIEDPVRYLFRVRESQQTIRDVAEAVMRQIVGNRLGSDVLTVGRVAVSTEMKEEMQKILSAYETGVRLVTVELQDVTPPDSVKPAFNEVNEARQDRERTINQAQEQANREIPKARGEAARTITEAEGHAVERVNRASGEATRFLAILDQYQAAPEVTRRRLYLEALGAILPEAKALYIVDGDQKALVPWLQMGSGDGLPAGGK
- the hflC gene encoding protease modulator HflC, which translates into the protein MKTAVKVGLGLLAVAILLVVAGTFYTLEEGQQAVIVQFGRPVGTPVTDAGLHLKLPFVQDVRRFEKRLLIWDGDPNQIPTKGREFIWVDTTARWRIADAKKFLENVATEAGARSRLDDIIDSVVRDQVSASELVELVRSASWEVPEGEVLEEVPAEVREELKKEVIRGREELTRTILAEARKVIPQYGIELVDVRIKRLNYVESVREKVYARMISERKRIAARFRSEGEGRSAEILGTMEKELRQIRSAAYRRAQEIRGKADAEATQIYGRAYNRNPEFYAFSRTLEAYRDGQNKNSILILTTDSDYYRYLKDASTRAPAQARAPR
- a CDS encoding ATP-binding protein, which codes for MRADDRMLGAVLEALPDPAVVTDSRRRIVTFGLLAAEVAHESKNALAILWSRIDLMLLEAEEIGLPEVVREDLAVLQRAARRVAATFDSLLGYAAPPQRTDGPVDLSHMVGETLALLERPLTHGGIWVSTDLAPALPSIRGDAEALQELLVNLIVNAHEAMPEGGALHVQTRPTSDRARVRLVVADNGPGLPAEVVGRLWQPFTRTKARGHGHGLASIGRIVRAHGAAIEVQSEPGRGTAFIVTFPARAAGDERGDNQRSVAGPSHRQAGDPQQHEQDQESVADTEKSREHTHAPAGSENSG